Proteins from a genomic interval of Debaryomyces hansenii CBS767 chromosome E complete sequence:
- a CDS encoding DEHA2E03344p (weakly similar to uniprot|P22035 Saccharomyces cerevisiae YKR099W BAS1 Myb-related transcription factor involved in regulating basal and induced expression of genes of the purine and histidine biosynthesis pathways), translating into MESSNTKRLAQIDPLTITESLGFQTFRRESRKPWSKYEDSELIRAINELHPSQINNLDADVVKWDVVAQRMYPNGERKPKDCRKRWCNSLDPNLKKGKWTKDEDEKLIKAYEKHGASWQRVSNEISGRTDDQCAKRYIEVLDPDTKDRLKPWEHHEDLQLIRQVKNHGTKWRTIALEIKGRPSLTCRNRWRKIVTDVVRGKADPIIKKEVDTIANGNINVLENIGKGNTSKPTSSHESLMNSKPTSQASTPYPLSVSSQPTSVEQRDIYLAQRSYPNQTGQVPQQYQQRISRPPAQSAITMPVNSEVEWKYTLEREDGKPDNPNLPHAALFNDENNGQIKNQELVQQLISYAKTYGLNITVHQHIHHHYSQPGNRHSQKQRQAPDIQNYPYQSVQSPFSILGSSSTGNNNELVNEPGFNDSIPPNEMNKNYQSPYYLEPETQLTRYQHFNYLPPLTEVPKLNSSSSPPSTTKDANNPTHHHHHHHHHHHHDNENENEKQDRKDPSNSKESDLIKLLNRYNNETTPELQERNKRAMVSTESTPPGSNSLTPLTQAVEMAAAAEAGGKIPSNSRKRSNTNAYQNKSKSQRNEKELEDGIDFWDNMKNLTDLPNQQSQQIAQPHQLTQTQQLAQSQQENQSSSQKPVSQHQSSNMFSNNTSDQALAKPSSVIDSNPNINKTTNNDINDPPYEEEEAVGEEDYGLFYNVFNKEGSSTTQTNNDTENQNNGSVYDNLISIFGMIPFNPS; encoded by the coding sequence ATGGAGTCTTCTAATACCAAAAGGCTAGCTCAAATAGACCCGCTTACCATTACAGAGTCACTTGGATTTCAAACATTCCGCCGAGAGTCAAGAAAGCCATGGAGTAAATACGAGGATAGCGAGTTGATCCGCGctataaatgaattacaCCCCAGTCAAATCAATAACTTGGACGCCGATGTGGTTAAATGGGACGTAGTAGCTCAAAGGATGTATCCCAATGGCGAACGAAAGCCCAAGGATTGTCGAAAGAGATGGTGCAATTCGTTGGATCCGAACTTGAAAAAGGGAAAGTGGACTAAAGATGAGGATGagaaattgatcaaagCTTATGAAAAACATGGGGCGTCGTGGCAAAGAGTGTCAAATGAGATTTCAGGAAGAACCGATGACCAGTGCGCTAAAAGATATATTGAGGTGTTGGATCCTGACACGAAGGATAGACTTAAGCCGTGGGAACATCATGAAGATCTACAATTGATAAGACAAGTTAAAAATCACGGTACGAAGTGGAGAACAATTGCGTTAGAGATTAAAGGTAGACCCTCTTTAACTTGTCGTAATAGGTGGAGAAAAATAGTTACTGATGTTGTTAGAGGTAAAGCGGACCCGATTATCAAAAAAGAGGTTGACACCATTGCCAATGGTAATATCAACGTATTGGAGAATATAGGAAAGGGCAATACCAGTAAGCCAACCTCTAGTCATGAAagtttaatgaattcaaaacCTACATCTCAGGCATCAACTCCATACCCTTTAAGTGTATCTTCCCAGCCTACTAGCGTTGAACAACGGGATATTTACCTCGCCCAAAGATCATATCCAAATCAGACCGGCCAGGTCCCGCAGCAATACCAACAAAGAATTTCTAGACCGCCGGCTCAAAGTGCAATTACTATGCCGGTTAATAGTGAAGTTGAATGGAAATATACCTTGGAAAGAGAGGATGGAAAGCCCGATAACCCAAATTTACCTCATGCGGCTTTATTCAATGACGAAAATAATGGACAAATTAAAAACCAAGAACTAGTTCAACAGCTTATTTCGTATGCTAAGACTTATGGCTTGAATATTACCGTCCATCAGcatattcatcatcattattcgCAACCGGGTAATAGACACCTGCAAAAACAACGACAGGCTCCTGATATTCAGAATTATCCATATCAGTCAGTGCAATCTCCCTTCAGTATTTTAGGTCTGTCCTCAACTGGCAATAACAATGAATTAGTAAATGAACCAGGATTTAACGATTCAATCCCTCCaaatgaaatgaataaaaattatcaatctCCATACTATCTTGAGCCAGAAACGCAATTGACAAGATACCAacatttcaattatttgcCACCTTTAACTGAAGTTCCCAAATTGAACTCCTCGTCATCACCTCCATCAACTACGAAGGATGCAAATAATCCAACTCATCACCATCACCACCATCATCACCATCACCATcatgataatgaaaacgAGAATGAAAAGCAAGATCGAAAGGACCCCTCAAATAGTAAGGAGTCTGACTTGATCAAACTATTAAAcagatataataatgaaacaaCCCCAGAGCTACAAGAGAGAAATAAGAGAGCCATGGTATCTACCGAATCAACACCGCCAGGTTCTAATTCCTTAACCCCACTAACACAAGCGGTGGAAATGGCGGCTGCGGCCGAAGCTGGAGGAAAAATCCCGTCTAATTCTCGTAAGAGATCTAACACCAATGCCTACCAGAACAAATCTAAACTGcaaagaaatgaaaagGAATTAGAGGATGGTATAGACTTTTGGGATAACATGAAAAACTTAACGGATTTACCAAACCAGCAATCCCAGCAGATAGCTCAACCCCATCAACTAACTCAGACTCAGCAATTAGCTCAATCCCAACAGGAGAACCAACTGTCCAGTCAAAAGCCAGTTTCGCAACACCAATCGTCAAATATGTTTTCAAACAATACTTCCGACCAAGCATTGGCAAAGCCGCTGTCAGTCATTGATTCTaatccaaatattaataaaactaCTAATAACGATATTAATGATCCACCctatgaagaagaagaagcgGTAGGCGAAGAAGATTACGGACTATTTTATAACGTTTTCAATAAGGAAGGTTCTTCAACTACACAAACGAATAATGATACAGAGAACCAAAATAATGGCTCTGTATATGATAACTTGATAAGTATATTCGGTATGATTCCTTTTAATCCTTCCTAA
- a CDS encoding DEHA2E03278p (weakly similar to CA4849|IPF6954 Candida albicans IPF6954), which yields MLITHQQIPLRRWILNKSVGLSSVFARNYSSLPPRKSYHANLSPISLLWNTKVSPTFKYCSLIAILSISMSHIHPNIIVTVGPPVLLGSWYLYSKWMKLQYATETEKLIPKSKKEFNSKDNDIIIKKYNEAEISNVVNGIDNEFDNFKRQVVDIIERRIIDYIISNEDQRNDMFSLFIDENKQVSIKLSENDIETFILSSASVPDFDSIEDNEASLSQSERKFQDFIKLSLPFFSSKDTSNRKRLGTIECYLLEMSNTQETDHIKYKILIEISPYKWFVTSKEKLSIKYIEGEGVYNSKMFNEAKKSKESEDQDDEEITVNI from the coding sequence ATGTTGATAACACACCAGCAAATCCCCTTAAGGAGGTGGATTCTTAATAAAAGTGTTGGCCTAAGCTCGGTCTTTGCTAGGAATTATTCGTCTTTACCACCACGGAAATCTTACCATGCAAATTTAAGTCCTATATCACTATTATGGAATACGAAAGTTTCACCAACATTTAAATATTGTTCTTTGATTGCTATACTTTCAATATCTATGTCACATATACACCCTAACATTATTGTTACAGTGGGACCACCAGTTTTGTTAGGAAGTTGGTACTTGTATAGCAAATGGATGAAACTACAGTATGCAACagaaactgaaaaattaataccGAAGTCTaagaaagaatttaattcgaaagataatgatattattataaagaaATACAACGAAGCTGAAATATCTAATGTAGTTAATGGGATTGATAacgaatttgataatttcaaaagacAGGttgttgatattattgagaGAAGGATTATAGACTATATTATATCAAATGAAGATCAACGTAACGATAtgttttctttatttattgatgaaaacaAACAAGTCTCAATAAAACTAagtgaaaatgatattgaaactTTTATCCTCCTGTCAGCATCTGTACCAGATTTTGATTCgattgaagataatgaagcATCTCTCTCTCAATCAGAACGtaaatttcaagattttatTAAACTATCTTTACCATTCTTTTCGAGTAAAGATACGTCAAATCGGAAACGATTAGGAACAATTGAATGCTATCTACTAGAAATGAGCAACACTCAAGAGACGGATCacattaaatataaaattttaattgaaatttcacCATATAAATGGTTTGTTACatctaaagaaaaattaagtatcaaatatattgaagGTGAAGGAGTATATAATAGCAAGATGTTTAATGAAGCCAAAAAATCGAAAGAATCAGAAGACcaagatgacgaagaaatcaCTGTAAATATCTAA
- a CDS encoding DEHA2E03366p (similar to uniprot|Q02046 Saccharomyces cerevisiae YKR080W MTD1 NAD-dependent 5 10-methylenetetrahydrafolate dehydrogenase plays a catalytic role in oxidation of cytoplasmic one-carbon units), with the protein MSTETKPAGRTILASTIAKEFVDEITGQLKELEFKPKLVGFLANDDPAAQMYANWTGKTCEGLGFNYELIQVDKNDLESSLMKANKDDNVNGIMVYFPVFGDKQDQYLQQLISTEKDVEGLNFMYYHNLYHNVRFLDAPYNEQKCILPCTPLAMVKILEYLGVYNKILHYGNRLYGKKIMIVNRSEIVGRPLAALLANDGATVYSVDINNIQQYSRGDDLSEKRHKALQLDSTHTIETLAPTCDVIITGVPSDSYKFPIEYITNGTVVINFSSSKNFPDEVKQKAGLYVPSIGKVTIAMLLRNLLRLIKNKNHRIVKGEQQP; encoded by the coding sequence atgTCAACGGAAACTAAGCCAGCTGGAAGAACTATTTtagcttcaacaattgCTAAAGAGTTTGTCGATGAGATAACCGGTCAActtaaagaattagaattcaAGCCTAAGTTGGTAGGATTTTTAGCTAACGATGATCCAGCAGCCCAAATGTACGCTAATTGGACCGGTAAGACATGCGAGGGATTAGGTTTCAATTATGAATTAATCCAAGTGGACAAGAACGATTTGGAAAGTTCGTTAATGAAAGCAAACAAGGATGACAATGTGAATGGTATAATGGTGTATTTTCCTGTCTTTGGAGACAAGCAGgatcaatatttacaaCAGTTAATATCGACCGAAAAGGACGTCGAAGGGTTGAACTTCATGTACTACCATAATTTGTACCACAATGTCAGATTTTTAGATGCTCCATATAATGAGCAAAAGTGTATCTTGCCATGCACTCCCTTGGCCATGGTCAAGATCTTGGAATACTTAGGTGTGTACAACAAGATCTTGCACTACGGGAACAGGCTATATGGGAAGAAGATCATGATTGTGAACAGATCCGAAATCGTCGGTCGTCCTCTTGCAGCCCTCTTGGCCAATGACGGGGCCACGGTCTATTCTGTGGATATCAACAATATCCAACAATACAGTAGAGGTGACGATTTGCTGGAAAAAAGACATAAGGCCCTCCAATTGGATTCTACCCATACTATCGAAACATTGGCTCCTACCTGCGATGTCATCATCACCGGCGTTCCATCTGACTCCTACAAGTTCCCAATCGAATACATTACTAACGGTACTGTGGTTATAAACTTTTCGAGCTCTAAGAATTTCCCTGATGAAGTAAAGCAAAAGGCTGGTTTATACGTTCCTTCGATTGGAAAGGTCACAATTGCCATGCTTTTAAGAAACTTGTTGAGATTaatcaagaacaagaacCATAGAATAGTAAAGGGAGAACAACAACCCTAa
- a CDS encoding DEHA2E03322p (weakly similar to uniprot|P40453 Saccharomyces cerevisiae YIL156W UBP7 Ubiquitin-specific protease that cleaves ubiquitin-protein fusions): MSTINHSNINGSSDHHNLNHRVQGQGKESNSPGKEDEIKKYYIRLINEEFRNLQLDPDLQSKSLFDLIDYCELLYEDSTRVISTEKGLKTFIKGYLIFNYFINSLIMMHFDGFDEFIKSNERDFIIYLHLFTFYNTDDYIKTDTRSIPLGILRKWILGYLIANKLLNFDVHVLYDWLYEYIDYLKEKDEFESQEQLVQPNQISKSQRMNNINANITEINSSQDSLHHSSDSLLDLQNKSDDNESLNHFKNRYPAFTLNEINDSSESLVFQPINDSTNDIPSGTDFSYKTSIPPQFPSNPPPIPSIPPPIPSITPPIPSIPPPIPSIPPPISSMPPPIPFTAPPELPRQSSSDHYSSPSHSPPKTSQETPYPVDKVTDITTAPYPVSNNVSSNSLYYSNPSFESYDRDIRTDNFTKTPSQGIKKAHSNYNRPSPGISRQPQAYNNDMLKFNPNGQTISYNNQNYPNQHAYANPSFSNQYISQPAPHIILPNHALHQQNHQVGQKINYMMAYSICGLKNFGSSCYINSTIQLLFGLFQFKAIFANSNYVRYIKDPKFLKIMKHHGNSKASQLLSEAISGLLKSFQAHGGAAIAPTKFLRISSSIKPDFNIPNEQQDAQEFLLFVLERLHDELSYKVLDEREMEPETLERYIQKWNININIKDKEYYLNWYKSLVKSEGNSPINDLFQGHLQNKLICNKCGYESTNYSPFTILSLPIPDYNVRINLSDCLRYYTQDEILSGDNAWNCPKCSKNKDGDHLSPPNTLDNHPVFTSKRSGIFKLGRRSKSPSRDKAKANAAAKDSKKDSVSVKTLNFIKLPQILFIHLSRFSMTSMTDKVNKVIKYPLELKFNNYSNNINHEITYKLVGLINHYGNLKSGHYTSLVNKAIPSSNNDDINHPCWCYFDDDAVRINLRHGDINKPNIDFNELNSRDVYVLCYERR; this comes from the coding sequence ATGTCAACAATAAATCATAGTAATATTAATGGATCTCTGGATCATCATAATTTGAATCACAGAGTACAAGGACAAGGCAAAGAATCAAATTCTCCTGGTAAAGAGGAcgaaatcaaaaaatattatattcgCCTTATAAATGAGGAGTTTAGAAATTTACAATTAGATCCTGATTTACAGtccaaatcattatttgatttgattgattATTGTGAGCTTTTATATGAAGATCTGACGAGAGTAATCAGCACGGAGAAAGGATTGAAAACTTTTATCAAAGGGTActtaattttcaattactTCATCAATAGTCTTATAATGATGCATTTTGACGGTTTTGACGAATTCATAAAGTCCAACGAGCGtgatttcattatatatttgcatttattCACATTCTATAATACCGATGATTATATCAAAACAGATACTCGTTCTATTCCCTTGGGAATATTGAGAAAATGGATACTCGGGTACCTTATCGCAAACAAGCTATTGAACTTTGATGTTCATGTTTTATACGATTGGTTGTACGAATATATCGACTATCTAAAGGAAAAAGATGAGTTTGAATCCCAAGAACAGTTGGTTCAACCGAATCAAATTCTGAAATCGCAAAGgatgaataatataaatgcAAACATTACCGAAATAAACTCTAGTCAAGATTCCTTACACCATTCGTCAGATAGCCTTTTAGATCTCCAGAATAAGTCTGATGACAATGAATCGCTCAATCATTTCAAGAATAGATATCCGGCATTTACCttaaatgaaatcaatgattCAAGTGAGAGCTTAGTATTCCAGCCTATAAATGACCTGACAAATGATATTCCCCTGGGTACAGATTTTTCTTATAAGACTTCAATACCGCCGCAGTTTCCATCTAATCCTCCACCCATACCATCTATACCCCCTCCAATACCATCTATAACTCCCCCGATTCCATCAATACCTCCTCCAATTCCATCCATACCTCCTCCAATTTCATCTATGCCACCACCAATCCCTTTCACGGCTCCACCTGAATTACCACGTCAGTCGTCATCAGATCATTATTCATCACCTTCCCATTCTCCACCTAAAACATCACAGGAGACCCCATATCCTGTTGATAAAGTGACAGATATAACAACTGCTCCGTATCCTGTGTCTAATAATGTTTCGTCTAATAGCTTATACTATAGCAACCCTAGTTTTGAGTCGTATGACCGAGATATACGTACTGATAATTTTACTAAGACTCCATCTCAAGGTATCAAGAAAGCGCATTCGAATTATAATAGACCTTCACCGGGTATTTCTCGACAACCTCAAGcttataataatgatatgtTGAAGTTCAATCCAAATGGTCAAACGATTTCATATAATAACCAAAACTACCCCAACCAACATGCTTATGCTAATCCCCTGTTTTCAAATCAGTATATATCTCAACCAGCTCCTCATATAATACTTCCAAATCATGCATTACATCAACAGAACCATCAAGTGGGtcaaaaaatcaattatatgATGGCATATTCAATATGTGgattaaagaattttggGTCATCATGCTATATAAATCTGACGATCCAGTTgttatttggattatttcaatttaagGCCATTTTTGCTAATCTGAATTATGTCAGATACATAAAAGATCCTaagttcttgaaaataatgaagcaTCATGGCAATTCAAAGGCATCTCAATTATTATCAGAAGCTATATCAGGATTGTTGAAATCTTTCCAAGCACATGGAGGAGCCGCTATAGCACCGACTAAATTTTTGagaatttcttcttcgataaAGCCTGACTTCAATATTCCTAATGAACAACAAGATGCCCAGGAGTTTcttttatttgtattagAAAGATTACATGATGAGTTGTCTTACAAGGTCCTTGATGAAAGAGAAATGGAACCAGAAACATTGGAAAGATATATCCAAAAAtggaatattaatatcaatattaaagataaagaatattatcTAAATTGGTATAAATCTCTCGTTAAAAGTGAAGGAAACTCTCCAATTAATGACTTATTTCAAGGACATTTacaaaacaaattaatatgCAATAAATGTGGTTATGAATCCACTAATTATTCTCCATTTACCATATTATCGTTACCCATTCCCGATTACAATGTgagaataaatttatctGATTGTCTTAGATACTACACTCAAGATGAAATCCTAAGTGGTGATAATGCTTGGAATTGTCCCAAATGttcaaagaataaagaTGGTGATCACTTATCTCCTCCCAATACACTTGATAACCATCCAGTTTTCACTTCTAAAAGAAGTGgtatttttaaattaggCAGGAGAAGTAAATCACCGTCTAGAGATAAAGCAAAAGCGAATGCCGCTGCCAAAGATTCAAAAAAGGATTCTGTTTCTGTCAAGACGCTTAACTTCATAAAATTACCTcagattttatttatacatTTGTCTAGATTCTCTATGACTAGTATGACAGACAAAGTGAACaaagttattaaatatCCGTTAGAACTCAAATTTAACAATTATTCAAACAATATTAATCATGAAATAACATACAAGCTAGTTGGTTTAATTAATCATTATGGGAATTTGAAAAGTGGCCACTATACTTCATTAGTTAATAAAGCTATTCCTagttcaaataatgatgatataaaCCATCCTTGTTGGTGCTATTTTGATGACGATGCAGTACGAATTAATTTAAGACATGGCGATATCAACAAGCCAAATATAGATTTTAATGAACTCAACTCGAGGGATGTTTACGTATTATGTTATGAAAGAAGGTGA
- a CDS encoding DEHA2E03256p (similar to uniprot|P36163 Saccharomyces cerevisiae YKR087C OMA1 Metalloendopeptidase of the mitochondrial inner membrane involved in turnover of membrane-embedded proteins), producing MFRQFGRQWLHTKRPIRPHISITNSIRFTKNYATYKRFGNSGSHSNFDFKKFLYNKNTIYVGISLGAFYVYNLHEAPFTGRLRFIWLPYWLETKIGDYSYKQILGEYQNQILPSSDPLYGKVTKIMNSLLTAAISNFPDQQQVEHLKSLDWAIHVIQVDPNKIPPNAFILPNGKIFIFSSILPICHNDDGLATVLSHELSHQLAHHSSEQLSKQPFYILLSAILYSITGTSSFNSLMIEGLLKMPASRDMESEADHIGCELMARSCFNVNEAVQFWLRMNDWESKLKQKYNTSGLSFQEFFSTHPNTNKRIHDIQSWLPDLEKIKENSQCYEYQFNLFNETHRNFFKR from the coding sequence ATGTTCAGACAATTTGGTAGACAATGGCTTCACACCAAGAGGCCAATAAGACCTCACATTTCAATAACCAACTCCATTCGGTTTACCAAAAATTATGCTACTTACAAGAGATTTGGTAATTCAGGTTCAcattcaaattttgatttcaagaaattcctTTACAACAAAAACACTATTTATGTTGGGATTTCTTTAGGTGCTTTCTACGTATATAATTTGCATGAAGCCCCATTTACTGGGAGGTTGAGATTTATTTGGCTTCCATATTGGTTAGAAACTAAGATTGGGGATTATAGTTATAAGCAAATTTTAGgagaatatcaaaatcaaatacttcCATCCAGTGACCCACTATATGGAAAAGTAACTAAGATAATGAATAGTTTGTTGACAGCTGCAATATCGAATTTTCCCGATCAACAGCAGGTAGAACATTTGAAGTCTTTGGATTGGGCAATTCATGTTATCCAAGTTGATCCGAACAAGATTCCACCTAATGCATTTATCTTGCCTAATGGTaagatatttattttttcatcGATTCTTCCTATTTGTCATAATGATGATGGATTAGCTACGGTTCTATCGCACGAATTATCACATCAGTTAGCTCACCATTCACTGGAGCAATTATCTAAACAGCcgttttatattttattgctGGCTATATTGTATTCAATTACGGGAACCAGCTCATTTAATAGCTTAATGATTGAAGGGTTATTAAAAATGCCTGCATCAAGAGATATGGAATCTGAAGCTGATCATATTGGCTGTGAATTAATGGCGAGACTGTGTTTTAATGTTAATGAGGCAGTCCAATTCTGGTTAAGAATGAATGACTGGGAATCTAAATTGAAGCAGAAATATAACACTTCTGGTTTAAGTTTTCAAGAGTTTTTTTCTACTCATCCAAATACTAATAAGAGAATTCATGATATTCAAAGCTGGTTACCTGACTTAGAAAAAATCAAGGAAAATTCACAGTGCTACgaatatcaattcaatttgtttaatGAAACTCATCGTAACTTCTTTaaaagatga
- a CDS encoding DEHA2E03300p (weakly similar to uniprot|P40962 Saccharomyces cerevisiae YOR077W RTS2 Basic zinc-finger protein similar to human and mouse Kin17 proteins which are chromatin-associated proteins involved in UV response and DNA replication), whose amino-acid sequence MGKADIGTAKYQSKQLKASGLQRLRFYCQICEKQCRDANGFKNHINSLSHQKKITSLKDGGSSIIEEYSSQFLNDFIKLLKINHGTKKINANKFYQEYILNDRDHVHMNSTKWSSLTQFVKFLGTKGYVKVEQPEADTDTEFNLVIRLIDTEYYQKQQELLQNQKNLKTEEQMSMKLINDQIKKSQEYMNRHKQEFKEESKPDNINTNQPIKVSLKSSISKRPKVRSAFGNDSESEGEEEGEEEERGSQLKRKNNTKIGEITNRLGVKSKR is encoded by the coding sequence ATGGGAAAGGCCGATATTGGAACTGCAAAGTATCAATCAAAACAGTTGAAAGCATCCGGCTTACAAAGATTACGCTTTTATTGTCAAATCTGTGAAAAACAATGCAGAGATGCAAATGGGTTTAAAAATCACATAAATTCGTTATCacatcaaaaaaaaattacgTCATTGAAGGATGGTGGTTCAAGTATAATAGAGGAATATTCCAGTCAATTCTTAAATGATTTCATAAAGTTGTTGAAGATAAACCATGGtacgaagaagataaatgcaaataaattCTATCAAGAGTATATACTAAATGATAGAGATCATGTACATAtgaattcaacaaaatggTCTTCATTGACTCAATTTGTGAAATTTTTAGGCACCAAGGGATATGTTAAAGTCGAACAACCTGAAGCCGATACCGATACAGAATTTAATCTAGTCATAAGGCTTATTGACACCGAATATTATCAGAAACAACAAGAGTTATTGCAAAAccaaaagaatttgaaaacagAGGAGCAGATGTCGATgaagttaataaatgatCAAATTAAGAAAAGCCAAGAGTACATGAATCGACATAAGCAAGAATTTAAAGAGGAATCGAAGCCAGACAACATAAACACGAACCAGCCTATTAAGGTATCATTGAAGCTGTCTATATCGAAAAGACCAAAGGTTAGATCGGCTTTTGGTAATGACAGCGAAAGtgaaggagaagaagaaggagaagaggaagaaagAGGaagtcaattgaaaagaaaaaataatacaaaGATCGGTGAGATAACTAATAGACTAGGTGTAAAATCAAAACGTTGA